One part of the Bdellovibrio bacteriovorus genome encodes these proteins:
- a CDS encoding DUF5522 domain-containing protein codes for MNDKKREIEELHRSACDAGKDSYVDPATGYTVFTEYFHLKRGHCCGSGCRHCPWKKISQKNPKDPTDPT; via the coding sequence ATGAACGATAAAAAACGCGAAATCGAAGAACTTCATCGCAGCGCCTGCGACGCCGGCAAGGACTCGTATGTCGATCCAGCCACAGGATACACTGTTTTTACTGAGTATTTTCACCTGAAGCGCGGTCACTGCTGCGGTTCAGGCTGCAGACATTGCCCATGGAAAAAGATTAGTCAGAAAAATCCAAAAGATCCTACCGACCCGACGTAA
- a CDS encoding GNAT family N-acetyltransferase codes for MKSVYPAEEIRAERITLKKHKVEMAETMFQYVDEDRERLGRFLPWVPMIRGVHDEREYIEMTREQWQDFKMFDYGMYLNDGDIYMGNVGVHTISWDNDRCELGYWILGKFEGHGYVREAVLALEKVLFDLGFYRIEIRCSGLNSRSGSVAENCHYKFEARLRHHAVENGQRRDTLVFAKLRDER; via the coding sequence ATGAAGTCCGTTTATCCTGCCGAGGAAATTCGCGCCGAACGGATCACCTTAAAAAAGCACAAAGTTGAAATGGCTGAAACCATGTTTCAGTATGTCGATGAGGACCGCGAACGCCTGGGCCGTTTTCTGCCATGGGTGCCGATGATCCGTGGTGTTCACGATGAACGTGAATACATCGAAATGACCCGTGAACAGTGGCAGGATTTCAAAATGTTCGACTATGGCATGTACCTGAATGATGGCGACATCTATATGGGGAATGTCGGTGTGCACACCATCAGTTGGGACAATGACCGCTGTGAACTGGGATACTGGATTTTGGGAAAATTCGAAGGTCACGGGTATGTGCGTGAAGCGGTACTGGCCTTGGAAAAGGTCCTGTTTGATCTTGGATTTTATCGAATTGAGATTCGTTGTTCAGGTCTTAACAGCCGCAGCGGCTCTGTAGCTGAAAATTGTCATTACAAATTTGAGGCCCGGTTGCGGCATCACGCCGTTGAAAACGGCCAAAGACGAGACACTTTGGTGTTCGCCAAGCTTCGTGATGAACGATAA
- a CDS encoding RrF2 family transcriptional regulator → MVDQRFSVSVHIMTALAYHKGDLMTSEELGASIRTNPTVIRRLISKLVDAGLLTSFKGKAGGVKLAKAPKEISLRDVYVAITDKKLIATPDKEPFKNCVVSCSMKKLMCELVDGIENNSMDYLGGIRLSDLTSKIAK, encoded by the coding sequence ATGGTTGATCAAAGGTTTTCTGTCTCAGTCCATATTATGACCGCCCTGGCTTATCACAAGGGCGATCTGATGACGTCTGAAGAATTGGGCGCGAGCATTCGCACCAATCCGACGGTGATTCGCCGTTTGATCTCCAAACTTGTCGATGCCGGACTATTGACGTCCTTCAAAGGCAAGGCGGGGGGCGTGAAGCTTGCCAAAGCCCCGAAAGAAATTTCCCTTCGTGATGTTTATGTGGCGATCACTGATAAGAAGTTGATTGCAACTCCAGACAAAGAGCCTTTCAAAAACTGCGTGGTCAGTTGCTCAATGAAAAAGCTGATGTGTGAGCTGGTGGACGGCATTGAAAATAACTCTATGGATTATCTGGGCGGAATCCGTTTGTCTGATCTGACGTCCAAAATCGCCAAATGA
- a CDS encoding NAD(P)H-dependent oxidoreductase — protein sequence MTHKTIQDALEWRYATKKFDATKKISDADWTTLRNSLTLAPSSYGVQPWKFLVIENPEVRNQLKPVSWNQTQVTDASHYVVFLYKEKMDADFVQKFINRVAEVRSAPLEALDGYKNMLVENLVKAPEEKIRVWSQRQAYIAMGFLLQTAALLKIDATPMEGFDPAAYDKILGLEGTGWKSVATVALGYRHQEDTLQNQKKVRFAEDDLIQYIK from the coding sequence ATGACCCATAAAACGATTCAAGATGCCCTGGAATGGCGTTACGCCACTAAAAAGTTCGATGCCACCAAAAAGATCTCGGATGCCGACTGGACAACCCTGCGTAATTCCCTGACTTTGGCGCCGTCTTCCTACGGCGTGCAGCCGTGGAAATTTCTGGTCATTGAAAACCCGGAAGTTCGAAATCAACTAAAACCGGTATCATGGAATCAAACTCAAGTGACTGACGCCAGCCACTATGTGGTCTTCCTTTACAAAGAAAAGATGGATGCTGACTTCGTACAAAAGTTCATAAACCGCGTGGCTGAAGTCCGCAGCGCCCCTCTGGAAGCTTTGGACGGATACAAAAATATGCTGGTTGAAAACCTGGTAAAAGCGCCGGAAGAAAAAATCCGCGTCTGGTCCCAGCGTCAGGCTTACATTGCCATGGGCTTCCTGCTGCAAACCGCAGCCTTGCTGAAAATTGACGCCACTCCGATGGAGGGCTTCGATCCGGCGGCTTACGACAAAATCCTGGGCCTTGAAGGCACCGGCTGGAAATCCGTGGCCACTGTGGCTCTGGGTTACCGCCACCAGGAAGATACTTTACAAAATCAAAAGAAGGTCCGCTTCGCAGAAGACGACCTGATCCAATACATCAAGTAA
- a CDS encoding twin-arginine translocation signal domain-containing protein — translation MGDGKNLTRRGFIAGGAVAGAAALVATPYERLLNALSTGFIHQAQAEATGNLGARNYINILIAGGPMRYTFDAWMRTNPSDAPLEYNPMVATKLVRSGNNIVGTEYATFNYNGVMVPHMFSQSVTTSAGAKALTDLLNNMLVIRGFGTGFDGHPFNATIQQAPVGGVSSVMGLAADYSKKTFEAVEWPDRGAYGNYASMSGKALNILTGNPLNSLLEGFGGPAADRAKGRSLKDRNREAFDLAQARLRAYSQSEFAGSTILSKNLSNASDLMKKGIGNIGSYWDGAVARYRSVIEASMRQQGLVGINDVAMISDQGNFWRVHVASGNRGLVVSRDSDLRDSIKTMTAPGSLAEGLALAEYVLKEGLVSTMNLQMGDPAGLMIKDAADGVVGNHVAIKDMHETGAIPGVLITTAYYRGLCAGMLELIEQLKKSKVNGVDLWSETVIQVISEFNRTARTNGSGSDHGFNQMVTSVFSGAIQRGPFVVGNIYRAGHGGGYVGTQGRAAPIDGYNQKGMPSPTMAASTVTALLRVPKNPYENLAEPLIRLNGDQLQILKAAKLVG, via the coding sequence ATGGGGGACGGAAAAAATCTGACTCGCAGGGGCTTTATCGCAGGTGGTGCGGTGGCCGGGGCCGCAGCCCTGGTGGCAACACCTTATGAAAGACTTCTGAATGCTCTCAGCACAGGCTTTATCCATCAAGCCCAGGCCGAAGCAACCGGAAATCTGGGCGCCCGCAACTATATCAACATTCTGATCGCCGGTGGTCCGATGCGCTACACGTTTGATGCGTGGATGCGCACGAATCCTTCGGATGCTCCGTTGGAATACAATCCCATGGTGGCAACGAAACTGGTTCGGTCAGGGAACAACATCGTCGGCACTGAATACGCGACTTTCAATTATAACGGTGTGATGGTCCCACACATGTTTTCACAATCTGTGACGACATCTGCCGGTGCCAAAGCGTTGACAGATCTTTTGAACAATATGCTGGTGATCCGCGGATTCGGTACTGGTTTTGACGGTCATCCGTTCAATGCGACAATTCAACAGGCTCCGGTGGGCGGTGTATCCTCGGTGATGGGTTTGGCTGCCGACTATTCCAAGAAAACCTTTGAGGCCGTAGAGTGGCCCGACCGTGGAGCTTACGGCAACTATGCTTCCATGAGTGGCAAAGCCCTGAATATTCTGACGGGCAATCCACTGAATTCTTTGCTGGAGGGGTTTGGCGGTCCAGCCGCAGACCGTGCCAAGGGGCGCAGCCTGAAAGACCGCAACCGTGAAGCTTTTGATCTGGCTCAGGCACGTTTGCGTGCTTATTCGCAGTCTGAATTTGCGGGTTCGACAATTCTTTCCAAAAATCTTTCCAATGCCTCAGATCTGATGAAAAAAGGTATTGGGAATATCGGTTCTTACTGGGACGGGGCCGTGGCCCGTTATCGGTCCGTGATTGAGGCCAGCATGCGCCAGCAGGGGCTTGTGGGCATCAATGACGTGGCGATGATTTCTGATCAGGGGAACTTCTGGCGGGTTCACGTTGCCTCTGGCAACCGCGGTCTGGTGGTCAGTCGTGATTCTGACTTGCGTGATTCCATCAAGACAATGACGGCTCCTGGTTCATTGGCAGAAGGTTTGGCATTGGCTGAATACGTTCTGAAAGAAGGCCTGGTCAGCACGATGAATCTGCAAATGGGTGATCCGGCAGGTTTGATGATCAAAGATGCTGCGGATGGTGTGGTTGGAAATCACGTGGCGATCAAAGACATGCACGAAACCGGGGCGATCCCGGGTGTGCTTATCACGACAGCCTACTATCGCGGCCTGTGTGCCGGGATGCTTGAGCTGATTGAACAGTTGAAAAAATCCAAAGTGAACGGTGTGGACCTGTGGTCTGAAACCGTGATTCAGGTGATCTCGGAATTCAACCGCACGGCAAGAACCAACGGTTCGGGCAGTGACCATGGCTTTAATCAGATGGTGACCAGTGTGTTCTCGGGTGCCATCCAGCGCGGACCGTTTGTGGTCGGCAACATCTATCGTGCGGGGCACGGTGGCGGCTATGTGGGCACTCAAGGTCGTGCGGCACCGATTGATGGTTACAACCAAAAAGGCATGCCGTCCCCGACGATGGCGGCATCCACAGTGACAGCTCTTTTGCGAGTTCCAAAAAATCCATACGAGAATCTGGCTGAACCTTTGATTCGCCTGAATGGCGACCAACTGCAGATTCTTAAAGCGGCGAAGCTGGTGGGGTAA
- the smc gene encoding chromosome segregation protein SMC, producing MRIKKIELIGFKSFKDRTVIHFDAGITGIVGPNGCGKSNIVDALMWVMGDQSAKDLRASQMTDVIFGGAEGYAPLGMCEVSLTLENDGGPFPAKYIKHSEIMVTRRLHRNGEGEYFINKEPARLKDLQEIFMDTGAGSKGFSIIAQGMIGKIITAKPEDRRMLIEEAAGITKFKARKKESQRKLVATDQNLVRLQDIIGELKRQIDSLQRQAQRAERYRNIKNQIEDLDLWLSTAQYVELKRAADEAQAIFNEAQSMEVEGETNLSTLQGQLEVLKLQILEKEKAVEEQQTEYFTKQSTVQKKEMEIQELRFEIEQARRNEQMTGTILQEQQARKELLARDKAALDEQVIELKEESETLSAAFTEKNEIFQNFNSRIGTVDEDLTTKRRELFAVGQTESSLDARVNSLSSQIADLTDRQDNEQQVLNELREKQVEFENRRKKVITELDKERQMQLDLASDVDSFEANKKILQDSVATKKAEVDSFKDSLNEVASRLYGLENLQNNFEGFQEGVKQVMLWQKTRTQEMMADGSVVSHFQPVSEVVEVPAEYEVAMEAALGSRLQMLLSSDANIAVDAVSHLKENKSGRSSFMAADGQGLSFSRAEAPVGQEGVQAILKDVVQAADKFKNTVTYMLDGVAIVDSIRTALNLRPRYEGWTFVTLDGDTLTADGVLTGGSSESADSGMLKRRREIKELSEKKDEFAGKLQLAQMALKKTEEQLANVLNDFEGAQKRKIDQEIKVAELRKDAERAENEVQNALAAVERQEREVKKLTEQLEVQEQKLEELNEALIEARERKVLLESEVETLNSEMNSVRLGFDGLQAEVTDLQVKSASKTQEYTGVLRQLEMVTKSLTDLEAQLARMSEEAEGYNSQMTDTQVTLEEKKIEFERLLDEVETLKLQAARAKDEYEVMSESIRAIEDEASASQRARNERQHKMNDSQLKLEQAKMKEQYLIDQVRERYMLNLPDVVEKYVNREGDFLEADAQLKDLREKLAKIGEVNLSAIEEYEETAQRYEFLTKQHADLTEAKDQLRKVIERINKICSKRFKETFELVNDRFTRVFPVLFGGGEAWLELVEETEKNEAGIEIIARPPGKKTQNVSLMSGGEKALTAVALVFSIFLVKPSPWCLLDEVDAPLDDANVFRFNDLVREMAKRSQIIVVTHNKHTMEVAGKLYGVTMQERGVSTMVSVSIQDIK from the coding sequence TTGAGAATTAAGAAGATTGAACTAATTGGTTTTAAGTCGTTCAAAGACCGCACCGTCATCCACTTTGATGCCGGTATCACGGGTATCGTCGGACCGAATGGTTGCGGTAAATCCAATATCGTGGATGCCCTTATGTGGGTTATGGGTGACCAGTCCGCCAAGGATCTGCGTGCATCCCAAATGACAGACGTCATCTTCGGTGGAGCGGAAGGTTATGCTCCACTGGGTATGTGTGAAGTGTCCCTGACACTTGAAAATGACGGTGGTCCATTCCCGGCAAAATATATTAAACATTCTGAAATCATGGTGACCCGCCGTTTGCACAGAAACGGTGAAGGTGAATACTTCATCAATAAAGAACCTGCTCGTTTGAAAGACCTGCAAGAGATCTTTATGGATACGGGTGCCGGTTCCAAAGGTTTCTCCATCATCGCTCAAGGTATGATCGGTAAGATCATCACTGCGAAACCTGAAGACCGCCGCATGCTTATCGAAGAAGCTGCCGGTATCACCAAGTTCAAAGCCCGTAAAAAAGAATCCCAGCGCAAACTGGTTGCGACCGATCAGAATCTGGTGCGTTTGCAGGACATCATCGGCGAGTTGAAACGCCAGATTGATTCTTTGCAAAGACAGGCGCAGCGTGCGGAACGCTATCGCAACATCAAGAATCAGATCGAAGATCTGGATCTGTGGCTGTCCACCGCTCAGTACGTTGAACTGAAACGTGCTGCGGATGAGGCTCAGGCGATCTTCAACGAAGCGCAAAGCATGGAAGTGGAAGGCGAAACAAACCTTTCCACTTTGCAGGGCCAGTTGGAAGTTCTGAAACTGCAGATCCTGGAAAAGGAAAAAGCAGTTGAAGAGCAGCAGACTGAGTACTTCACCAAACAATCCACTGTTCAAAAGAAAGAGATGGAGATCCAGGAGCTTCGCTTCGAGATCGAACAGGCTCGCCGCAATGAACAGATGACCGGCACCATCCTGCAGGAGCAGCAAGCCCGTAAAGAGCTTCTTGCCCGCGACAAAGCCGCGTTGGATGAGCAGGTGATCGAGCTGAAGGAAGAGTCCGAGACTCTGTCGGCCGCCTTCACCGAGAAAAACGAAATCTTCCAGAACTTCAATTCCCGCATCGGCACTGTGGACGAGGACCTGACGACGAAACGTCGTGAGCTGTTCGCCGTCGGTCAGACCGAATCCTCTTTGGATGCGCGTGTGAATTCCCTGTCCTCTCAGATCGCGGACCTGACAGACCGTCAGGACAACGAACAGCAGGTTTTGAACGAACTTCGTGAAAAACAAGTCGAGTTCGAAAACCGCCGCAAAAAAGTGATCACAGAGCTGGATAAAGAGCGTCAGATGCAGCTGGATCTTGCCAGCGATGTGGACTCTTTTGAAGCCAACAAAAAAATCCTTCAGGATTCCGTGGCGACTAAAAAAGCCGAAGTGGATTCCTTCAAGGATTCTTTGAATGAAGTGGCGTCCCGCCTTTACGGTCTGGAGAACCTGCAAAACAACTTTGAAGGTTTCCAGGAGGGTGTGAAGCAGGTCATGCTTTGGCAGAAAACCCGCACTCAGGAAATGATGGCGGACGGTTCTGTTGTATCCCACTTCCAGCCAGTTTCTGAGGTTGTTGAAGTTCCGGCTGAATACGAAGTGGCGATGGAAGCGGCTTTGGGTTCCCGTTTGCAGATGTTGTTGTCTTCTGATGCCAATATCGCCGTGGACGCCGTTTCTCACCTGAAAGAAAACAAATCCGGTCGTTCCAGCTTCATGGCTGCTGACGGTCAGGGTCTGTCTTTCAGCCGCGCAGAAGCCCCGGTGGGCCAGGAAGGCGTTCAAGCCATCCTGAAAGACGTGGTTCAGGCGGCTGATAAATTCAAAAACACAGTGACCTACATGCTTGATGGCGTGGCGATTGTGGATTCCATCCGCACTGCTTTGAACCTGCGCCCAAGATATGAAGGCTGGACATTCGTGACTCTTGACGGTGACACCCTGACTGCTGACGGTGTTTTGACGGGGGGCTCTTCCGAGTCCGCCGATTCTGGCATGCTGAAGCGTCGTCGTGAAATCAAGGAATTGTCCGAGAAAAAAGACGAATTCGCAGGAAAACTGCAGCTGGCTCAGATGGCTCTTAAAAAGACCGAAGAGCAGCTGGCCAACGTATTGAATGACTTCGAAGGCGCGCAAAAACGCAAGATCGATCAGGAGATCAAAGTTGCCGAATTGAGAAAAGACGCTGAACGCGCTGAAAACGAAGTTCAGAATGCCTTGGCAGCTGTAGAGCGCCAGGAACGCGAAGTCAAAAAACTGACAGAGCAACTGGAAGTTCAAGAGCAGAAACTTGAGGAACTGAACGAGGCTCTGATCGAGGCTCGCGAAAGAAAAGTTCTGCTGGAATCTGAAGTGGAGACTTTGAATTCTGAAATGAACTCTGTTCGTCTGGGCTTTGACGGTCTTCAGGCGGAAGTGACGGATCTTCAGGTGAAGTCCGCTTCCAAAACCCAGGAATACACTGGTGTCTTGAGACAGCTTGAAATGGTGACCAAATCCCTGACGGATCTGGAAGCTCAGTTGGCACGTATGAGTGAAGAGGCTGAAGGGTACAACTCCCAGATGACCGACACTCAGGTGACTCTGGAAGAAAAGAAAATTGAATTTGAACGTCTTTTGGATGAAGTCGAGACCCTGAAACTTCAGGCGGCTCGCGCGAAAGACGAATACGAAGTGATGTCTGAATCCATCCGTGCGATCGAAGATGAAGCTTCCGCTTCTCAGCGTGCACGCAATGAACGTCAGCACAAAATGAACGACTCCCAGTTGAAACTGGAGCAGGCGAAGATGAAAGAGCAGTACCTGATTGATCAGGTGCGCGAGCGCTACATGCTGAACCTGCCAGACGTTGTTGAGAAATACGTGAACCGTGAAGGCGACTTCCTGGAAGCGGATGCTCAACTGAAAGACCTGCGTGAGAAGCTGGCGAAGATCGGTGAAGTGAACCTGTCTGCGATTGAAGAGTACGAAGAGACCGCTCAACGTTACGAATTCCTGACCAAACAGCACGCGGATCTGACTGAGGCCAAAGATCAGTTGCGCAAGGTTATCGAGCGTATTAACAAAATCTGCTCCAAGCGTTTCAAGGAAACCTTCGAGCTGGTCAACGATCGTTTCACCCGCGTATTCCCGGTCTTGTTCGGTGGCGGTGAAGCTTGGTTGGAACTTGTTGAAGAAACTGAAAAGAACGAAGCGGGTATCGAGATCATCGCACGCCCTCCAGGCAAGAAGACTCAGAACGTGTCTTTGATGTCCGGTGGTGAGAAAGCTTTGACTGCGGTGGCGCTGGTGTTCTCGATCTTCCTGGTGAAACCATCTCCATGGTGTTTGCTGGATGAGGTTGACGCTCCACTTGATGACGCCAACGTCTTCCGTTTCAACGACCTGGTTCGTGAAATGGCCAAACGTTCTCAGATCATTGTTGTTACCCACAACAAACACACCATGGAAGTGGCGGGCAAGTTGTACGGCGTGACGATGCAAGAGCGCGGTGTTTCCACGATGGTTTCTGTTTCCATCCAGGACATCAAATAG
- a CDS encoding ankyrin repeat domain-containing protein, with protein sequence MATWEEYKKTMVVEPLIFEEARNGNCEALKQYLDFGGGLEIRNFKGHTLLMLAAYNNQEDAAEFLIERGADVNSTDDMGNSVLMGVCFKGHTRLAELLLSNGARLEDKNPHGMTALDLARVFGRKEVVSLLSDRPASWTDPMEVACRLISRKLSRPTPEA encoded by the coding sequence ATGGCGACCTGGGAAGAGTATAAAAAAACAATGGTGGTGGAGCCACTGATCTTTGAAGAGGCCCGCAACGGCAACTGCGAGGCTTTGAAACAATATCTGGATTTTGGTGGCGGGTTGGAGATCCGCAATTTCAAGGGGCACACGCTTTTGATGCTGGCGGCTTACAACAATCAGGAAGACGCGGCCGAATTTCTGATAGAGCGCGGGGCGGATGTGAACTCCACCGATGATATGGGAAATTCGGTGCTGATGGGGGTTTGCTTTAAAGGGCACACGCGTTTGGCGGAGCTGTTATTAAGTAACGGCGCCCGGTTGGAGGATAAAAACCCTCACGGGATGACGGCTTTGGATTTGGCCCGGGTTTTCGGGCGCAAGGAAGTGGTGTCTTTGTTAAGTGACCGCCCGGCATCGTGGACGGATCCGATGGAGGTCGCCTGCCGCCTGATTTCCCGCAAGCTGTCGCGACCGACTCCGGAAGCTTGA